The region CTAAGGTCCCAAAGTGTGTGTTAAGTGGAAAAGGATGTGGGATTTCAGAGACAACTAGGATGTTGGCTTAGAAGCAGCCATACATTCAAAGAGTGCGTAATAGCTCACTAGTCGAGAGATCCTGCGCCGAAAATGTCCGGGGCTAAAACACACCACCGAAGCTGTGGAATCATACAATGTATGATTGGTAGAGGAGCATTCTTAACTGCGAAGAAGCTGTACCGTAAGGAGCAGTGGAGTGTTAAGAAGAGAGAATGCCGGAATGAGTAGCGAGATAGAAGTGAGAATCTTCTAGGCTGAATATCCAAGGTTTCCAGAGTAAAGCTGATCTGCTCTGGGTAAGTCGGGGCCTAAGGCGAGGACGAGAGTCGTAGTCGATGGACAACAGGTTGATATTCCTGTACCATATAGTAACAGAACTGTGGGGACACAGAAAGGTAGGAAAAGCCGGGAATGGAAAAACCGGCGCAAGCACAAAGTCAAGCGAAATAGGCAAATCCGTTTCGTGATGGTGAAGTGTGATGCGGAGTGAACTTTAAGTAACGAAGTTTCTGAACCTATGCTGTCGAGAAAAGCCGCTATTGTTTGCTATATGCCCGTACCGTAAACCGACACAGGTGGATGAGGAGAGAATCCTAAGGCCGACGGGAGAAGCATTGTTAAGGAACTCGGCAAAATGACCCCGTAACTTCGGGAGAAGGGGTGCCTGGGCAACCAGGCCGCAGAGAATTGGCCCAAGCAACTGTTTAGCAAAAACACAGGTCTATGCAAAACCGAAAGGTGAGGTATATGGGCTGACGCCTGCCCGGTGCTGGAAGGTTAAGGGGAGAGGTTAGACGCAAGTCGAAGCTTTGAACTTAAGCCCCAGTAAACGGCGGCCGTAACTATAACGGTCCTAAGGTAGCGAAATTCCTTGTCGGGTAAGTTCCGACCCGCACGAAAGGCGTAATGATTTGGGCACTGTCTCGACAATGCACCCGGTGAAATTGAAATACCAGTGAAGATGCTGGTTACCTGCGCCAGGACGGAAAGACCCCATGGAGCTTTACTTCAGCTTGATACTGGGATTCGGTGCTGCATGTACAGGATAGGTGGGAGACTAAGAAGTAGGAACGCCAGTTCTTACGGAGTCGCTGTTGGGATACCACCCTTGTAGTACTGGATTTCTAACCTGTAGCCGTGACCCGGCTAGGGGACAATGTCAGGCGGGGAGTTTGACTGGGGCGGTCGCCTCCGAAAGGGTATCGGAGGCGCTCAAAGGTTCTCTCAGAATGGTTGGAAACCATTCGTAGAGTGCAAAGGCATAAGAGAGCTTGACTGTGACACCGACGGGTGGAGCAGGTACGAAAGTAGGACTTAGTGATCCGGTGGTATAAAGTGGGATTGCCATCGCTCAACGGATAAAAGCTACCCTGGGGATAACAGGCTTATCACTCCCAAGAGTTCACATCGACGGAGTGGTTTGGCACCTCGATGTCGGCTCATCGCATCCTGGGGCTGTAGTAGGTCCCAAGGGTTGGGCTGTTCGCCCATTAAAGCGGTACGCGAGCTGGGTTCAGAACGTCGTGAGACAGTTCGGTCCCTATCCGGCGTAGGCGTAGGATATTTGAGAGGAGCTGTCCTTAGTACGAGAGGACCGGGATGGACTGACCTCTGGTGTATCGGTTGTTCTACCAAGAGCATGGCCGAGTAGCCAAGTCGGGACGGGATAAACGCTGAAGGCATCTAAGCGTGAAGCCCCCCTCAAGATAAGATATCCCATAGCACAAGCTAGTAAGACCCCTTAAAGACGATAAGGTTGATAGGACAAAGGTGGAAGTGTGGTAACACATGTAGCTGATTGTTACTAATAGGTCGAGGGCTTAACCTAAAAGGTTTGTTTAAACTTTTTTAATTGACAATGTCAAAATCATTTGTTACAATGTAGAAGTATTCCTCGATAGCTCAATGGTAGAGCACACGGCTGTTAACCGTGGGGTTGTTGGTTCGAGCCCAACTCGGGGAGTTTTTTATTAGCATAATTTTGTGTTAATTAATATATAATATAATATGGCGACATAGCCAAGTGGTAAGGCATGGGTCTGCAACACCCTGATCATCAGTTCAAATCTGATTGTCGCCTCTCTTAGAAAAAGCTTCAAACCTTGTAGAAACATAGGTTTGAGGCTTTTTTTCATTTATAATAAGCTAAAAGTAAATGAAGCGTGCTTTTTCTTTATTTGAAAATATCTTGAAATTATTAAAAACTTCTGCTGGATATGTATTTACTGTAGACGATTTAATTATATACAAACAAAACCAGATATATTGATATTATAATGATGTTCTTACTCATTATAGCATTAGTAATTGAATTATTAGTTCATGTAAATATTAGAAGTTAAAAATAAAAAAATTAAGCGAAGATGGAGCTGAATATATTCAATGTTTAAATATGGTTGGCTTTGGATTTTAAATATTAGTACGGAAAAATAGAAATTACAAGTTTCTATCCATGTAAATTGAAAATCAACGCCCTTTCAGTTAATAGAAATTATTTAATATATGATTGTAAATAAATGTATATATGATATAATTTATTATAATTATGAATATTCTTTAGAATTATTATATAAAATTTAATAGAAATGGAGTAAAGAATGATAAAAAAGCAAATTGTTTATACTATAATTTTTTTGGTAGTACTATTTACTTCAGGATGTGAAAAAAAACAAGATTATTTAAATGGAACTGTTTCAGAAGTTTTCGATACGTATATTATAGTAACTCCAAAAGATGATGAATTATTAAAAGAGAAAGCGGAAAAAATTGTAGTAACTAAAACTATAGCTCTAGCAACGGGATTTCCAGATTTAGATGTTGGGGACGAAATTAGAGTAGTATATTCTGGAATAAAAAAAGAAGATGATTTAATGATTTTAGATAGTGTATTTGCTGTATATAAATCTAATGAATTAAAATACTAATATAAATGGCTATACCACGTATAGTATTACTTTTATTTTGTAAGTTATAGTGAGTAGAAGGGGAGATTGAACGCATCGATAAGTTAGAATTAAGATCCATTGCTATTTCTGAGAAAGTAGTGTTATCAATGGGGTTACCAGTAGGAATCTCTATGTACATATCATTTTGCTTTTGATAATAGCTTAATGCACCTAAATAATAAAGGTCATTTTGATCATTGATGTACTTATTGCTTTCCGTTGTCGAGTATTCATGGATGATGTCTAATTTCTTATCATAAATTAAATAACCTCCAGTTAAAAAAGGCAGATAAAAATAACGCTCAGAATTATCATAATCTTTAAGTGATAGTACCGCAGAAAAATCACCTGTTTCATTTAAATTTTCTAATAGTGATAGTATAGCTTTGTTTTTCATTAATGAGTATCTATCAGTTTCTGCAGCTAGGGTTGTAATGCTATTAAATAATCCGGCTAATAAAGTACAAGATATAAGTATGCTTAATATTCTCTTTTTTATATTCATAAATTCATCTCCTTATTATTTATATTTGTTTGGTAGTTTATACAGTGCTCAAGGGTATCACCCACTTCCTGTAGAAAAATGTAAATATATACAATATCATTATATTGGAATCTGACATTTATCTTAAGTAAAAATTTGAAAAATATTATAAGCCTGAGCATCATGAAAATTTTACAGGAGCATTTTATTTCCCAAATTGCGATTTTGTTTGTGAATTAACAAAGGAAGAATTTGAACAGATAAGTGTATTAATTGAGGAATGATAATTAATATTTTATACTTATATTTAAAACATCATCTTACTATAATAGTTAAATAGTAGCTCTGTTTTAGTATTTGGATGTGGCTCCTCTGGAACCTACTAGATACAGGGCTATCTTTAATTTCAATTCTTGGGTTAAGATTGTTATCAATCATACTCCATTACTGAATAGAACAATAATTATATTTGGGGCCTATAACATATATTTCTGAGCATGCAAAATAAACCTCATGCTATTAATTGAAGGTATTTGGTTTATGGTGGTATATTTCGGTAGATTTCATATTAGTTGCTTCCTTTTTTATTGAAACCAGCACTTCCACAATCTGATAGATATCCCATAAATAGTATAGTATTTTCCAAATAGTCCATACTAAAGTTAAAATAATTTTGACGAGGATCAAAGATGAGAACAACCATTGACGAAAATATACACCGAAAAGAGGCTTGGGATAAAGTTACTGGAAAGGCACAATATACAGATGATAAACCTGTTACCGGTTATCTCCATGCCAGGATTTTAACCTCGCCTTATGCTCATGCAAAGATAAAATTCATTGACTATTCAAAAGCCATCCAGTTACAAGGTGTAAAAGCAATTATTACAGGCAGTGATTTTCCCGTATTAAGCGGAGTTCTTATAGAAGATAGACCCCCTCTTGCAAAAGATGTAGTAAGGTATGCAGGAGAAGCGATTGCTGTAGTTGCAGCTACGACAGAAGCCATTGCATTAAAAGCAGTCAGAATGATAGAAGTTGAATATGAAGTCCTAGAAGCTGTTTTTTCGCCTATGGAAGCATTAAAAAAGGATGCACCTTTGCTTCACCCAAACCTTGGTTACTATAAAAAAAAGATGGCGGATATACATCCTGTGGATCAAAGTAATATTGCATCCAAATTCCAGGTTAGGAAAGGGGATACAAAAGAAGGATTTGCAGAAAGTGACATTATCATTGAGAGAAGCTATAAACTTCCGCCTTCTGATCATCTAGCTATGGAAGTCAGGGCGGTAAGAGCCGAAATATCAGCGGATGGAAAAGTAAAAATTGAGACCTCCTCCCAAGCACCTTATACTGTTATAAAGCAAATATCAACTTGTTTTCAGATACCGGCAGGAAATATAGAAGTGCAAGTTCCCTTCGTAGGAGGTGCTTTTGGAGGAAAGGCACCTGTGACTCTAGAGTTTCTGGCATACATGATTTGTGTGAAAGTAAATGGAGCCCCTGTCCGTCTGACAGTACCAAGAGAAGAGGATATGACAACAGCCCCTTGCCGACTAGGGCTGGAAGCTGATTTAAAAATCGGTGCAAAATCAGATGGGACTATAACAGCAGCCAGATTCGTTTTTTATCTGGATACAGGGGCCTATGCTGATATTGGGCCTTATATGGCTAAATCCATAGTAGCAGACTGTACCGGTCCTTATAGAATAGAAAATCTATCGTGCGATTCCTACTGCATTTATACCAATCATACCTATTCCACTTCTTATCGAGGTTTTGGTCATTTGTGTTATACATTCTGTGTTGAGAGAGCAATGGATGATCTCGCCAAACGATGCGGAATTGATCCGCTTGAATTTAGAAAAATTAATGCTATTAAGCCAGGGGATTTAACGCCCACCCAGGTTGTCAGCACTTATAGCAATACAGGAAATACGGAGCTTTGCCTTAAAAAATTAAAAAAGCTAATCCACTGGAATGGAGAAAGTGTAAAGAAAATTGATGAAAATACAGTATCAGCAACGGGAATTTCCTGTCTATGGAAAGCAGCCGATACTCGTACAAACGCTATATCTGGTTCTATAATTACCTTCAATTATGATGGAAGCTTAAACTTAAACACAGGTGTTGTGGAAATGGGAAGTGGCGGTCAGACTTACCTAGCCCAGATTCTTGCAGATAAGCTTAAAATGGATGTAAAAGATATTCATGTAAGCCTTTCCGTTAATACAAGATTGAATCCGGAACATTATAAAACGGTTGCAAGTATGACCAATTACATGGCAGGCAACGCAGTGATGAAAGCGGCTGATGATGTAATAGAGCAATTAAAAGCCATGGGATCACAGATTTATTCCTGTAACCCGGGAGAAATCGAAGTTGCTGAAAGTAAGGTTTTTAAAAAAGCTCAACCGGACGATTATACTTTATTTAAAGATATTGTTTTAGGTTATAAGGCTAAAAACGGGGCATCCATTGGAGAACCGGTAATTGCAAAAGGTGGATTTATGTTAAAAGGTTTGTCCTTGTTAGACCCCAATACAGGAAAAGGAAAGACAGGGCCCGCTTGGACAGTAGGTGCACAGGCAGTTGAAATTGAGTTTAATCTGACGGATTTCACATATAAAATAATCAAAGCAACGACTGTCATGGATGTAGGGAAAGTTATAAATCCCAATGGAATGAAAGAAATGATATATGGCGGTATGGCTATGGGGTTAAGTATGTCCAGTAGAGAAGTTTATCATTATAATAAAGAAGGAAGAGTAAAGACTCCTAATTTACGAACCTATAAGCTTTTGCATATAGGCCAGGATCCGAAGTTTAAGGTGGAATTTGTAGAAACACCACAGGATGATTCCCCTTTTGGCTCCCGAAGTATTTCAGAACATGGTATTATAGGGATTCCGGCAGCACTTGGAAATGCATTGGCAGCTGCATCTGGAGTCTCTATTGATGAACTTCCTATGACACCGGAATATCTGTGGAGAAGGAGGAAGTTGAGCCATGATAGCAAATGATTTTATTTACTGTAAGCCTGAAAACAGAATAGAAGCAATAAAAGCCTATAAAACCTTAAGCAAAGAGAAGAAGGTATTTTACTATGGTGGAGGCAGCGAGATTATAACAATGGCTAGAGCTGGAAGTCGTATGCCGGATGCAGTCATTGATTTAAAAGGAATAAAAGAATGTAATCAATTAGAACTAACAGATGAAAATTTAGTAATAGGTGGAGCGGTATCATTAAATGCAATCGAAGAATCAGGATTATTTCCGCTCCTTGGCACAACAGGTTCCCGTATTGCAGATCATACCAATCAGTGCAGGATTACGCTGGGAGGAAATATCAGCGGAACAATTATCTACAAGGAAACGGTTTTACCATTACTGCTTACTGATGCCAGAATAATCCTCTATGGGCCACGGGGTTTTCGGAGGATAACGTTTAAAAATGCGTTTGATCAAGAAATCAAATTGAGAAACGGTGAGTTCATTTATCAGATTAAGATCAAAAAAGAAATGCTTTCTTTGCCTTTCACCCATGTAAAAAAGACTGCAATAGAAAAAATAGATTATCCATTGGTAACGGTCTGCAGCATTACCTATGAGAATCGTTTAAGATTTGCTATTTCTGGTCTTTGTCCTTTTCCCTTTCGGAGTTTAGAAATAGAGAAAATTTTAAATAACGAACAGCTATCATTAGAAGAAAAGCTTAAAAAAACACATGGTATTTTACCGGAATCACCAATCACAGATTATGAAGGTACCGGAGAATACAGGCTTTTTGTATTTGATAATATTATTAAATCTATTTTAGAAAGGCGAAATGATGAAGTATTATGAAAATGATTGCGTGATCGAACTTGATGTGAATAATGAGATAAGAAAAGCAGCAATTCGTCCTTCTGATGTCTTATTGGATGTATTAAGAGAGCAATTAGGACTGACAGGTGCTAAGCCAGGATGCAAAAATGGTGACTGTGGCACCTGTACTGTACTAATGGATGGATTGCCTGCTAAATCCTGTCTGGTTTTAGCTATAGAGGCTGTGGGACACAAAATTTTAACTGTGGAAGGACTTGGAGGACATGCACCTATACAGGAAGCATTTGTTCAATATAATGCTTTTCAATGCGGTTACTGCACTTCTGGATTTTTAATGGTTTGCCATGCCCTATCTGAGAAGAAACCAGGTGCAGATGAATTTGAGATGGAAAAATGGCTTCAGTCCAATATCTGCAGATGCACCAGTTATCAGGAAATAAGAGAAGCTGTGAAGAGTGTATTAAAGCAAGTTTAAAGGTGGGGTTATAAAATAGCTAATTCGTAGCTATTGATTAGATTTTTTGCTCTATTGTATTATTAAAACACAGCTTTCAGATTCCGTTCATTGAGGTATGTATTAGTGTATGTTCCCTTAGTAATTCAAATTTTAGTTCACGTAAATATTAAGAGCTTAAAGAAGAATTTTAAATAAGTGGTGACTGAATACATTTCTAAAAATCGAAAGGATATATTTACTTGTTGTACTAAGCGCTCATATACGATATGATAGCAAACGTAGTTTGTTTTCCCTAAAGGGGAATGTAATTGATATTTGAGGAGGAAGTACATTGTTAAATATTCCAGGAACATGTGTTAAGTGTGGCAATCATATAGAGCTTGAACGTCATGATAATCTTGCAGGAGCAGCTTACTGCCCAAGTTGTGATTTTGTATTAGAGCTAACAAAGGAAGAATTTGATCAGGTTAGTTTATTAATTGAGGAATAGTAGTTAAAGCATTTAACACTTATATTATTAAAACAGAAAGCCATCTTACTATATATAAAAATAGTAAGGTGGCTTTTAATCAGTGAATTAAAACATTGGTATTAAAAAAGTCTACATAAATGTACAACAGATTAGAGAGTTTCGTCTTTCGACTTTTCCTCATCTTCCGTTAGTGAATAAGAATCCAATTCTTCCGAATTATTTGTTATATTTGTCTGATCCTCTGTTACATTAGCCACCATTTCATCTGAATCATTCAGTACTTCTTTTTTTGCAGTAAGACTAAGAACTACAAAGAAAACAATACCTATGATTAGTAAAAAGATAGAGATAAATTGTGAGGTTGAAAATCGTCCAACATTACCGCGAACTAAGTCTCCACGGAAATATTCTAGTACGAATCTTCCGATGCTATAACATATTAAGTAAAGAGCAGCAACTTGTCCATTCGCCTTTTTACGTTTTGCATAAAACAATAGTAAAAAGCAGTGGAGGAAATCCATACCACTTGAAATTAACTGGGTTGGTACTAAACGTATACCATTTGGTGCGTATTCCGAGTTATGAAAAACAATTCCAAGAGCACAATTTGTTTCAACGCCATAACAACAACCAGAGAGAAAACACCCAATACGGCCAAAGCCTTGTGCTAATGCAATCGATGGCATTGCAAGATCAAAATATGTTAAGAAATTTAGTTTGTGCTTTATACAGAATAGAAAACCAGCAAAGATACCACCAATAATACCACCATATACAACAAATCCATCGGTCACTTTCCAAAGTATACTAGGATCATTTATGATTTCAGGTATTTGTGTTATGTAATATAAGAGTTTAGCTCCAAGAAGTCCGCCAGTAGCACACCAGATAACAAGAGAGAAAACTTTCTCGTGTTCTAGTTTTAATTTTTTTGCTCGGTATTCCGTAAGAGAATATGCTGATAAGATAGCAATCGCAATCATTAGACCATAACCATATACTTTAATTGGACCAATTGCTATTAATTCATTTTTCATAGGTTCATCCTTTCTTTTTATATGTCATCCATTCATATTTCTTCAATGTCTTATGTTGACATTATATAGCAAGGATTCCTAAGGTGCAATATATAGGTGAACTTATTATTTGATAGGGCGAAATCTATTATAGGAAACTTGCTAATAATTAACGAATGTAATCCATTCATTAGTGAACTTTTATAGGTAAAAAGCGTAATTCAATACTTGTTCTATCAAAGAGAAACATTTTAATATGACAAAGGACTTGTGGCTAGAGTGGGGATTGATGGATAGGAAGTCTGAACTTCTAAAAGGATCAGCCAACCAGAGGGAAAAGAACTAGTAGAAACAGTGAGGAATATAGACAGGATTACCAGTATGTGATAGAATACAGGCGTAGAAACCACCTTTGGACCATTGTGGCTCGAAGTAAGATGTTGACCTTTGGTAAATAAGGTGTAACACGACAAATCAGAAATTTTAAATACTCTTTGGTAAGATAGGGGGATTCCAATGGATAAATTAGTTGCGGATATTCATACACATACAATAGCAAGCGGACATGCATATGGAACAATCCGTGAAATGGCACAGGCTGCTGCTGAAAAGCATCTTCGGATTTTAGGAATCAGTGAGCATGCTCCCGGAATTCCGGGAACCGTTGATCCGTTTTACTTTCGCAATCTTGAAATAGTACCGAGAGATTTATACGGTGTTCATATTATTCATGGCTGTGAAATCAATGTGCTGAATGATGGTACTCTGTCTTTGCAACAGGAATACATTGACATGCTGGATTACGCTATTGTTGGAATCCATTGCCAGTGCTATGAAGATCAAGGCCGGGAAAAAAATACGGAAAACCTGATTAAATGCATGCAGAATGAGAAAGTGCATTTTATCTCCCATCCAGATGATGATCATACGCCATTGAACTATAAAGAACTTGTACAGGCCGCAAAAGAAACGCATGTGGCACTGGAGGTTAACAATAGTTCATTGATTAAGAAAGATAGACGGTTAAATTGTATTGAAAACTATAAAACCATGCTTCATTACTGTAAGCAGTATCACGTACCAATAATAATTAGTTCAGATGCTCATGATCCAAGTTATGTAGGAAGATTCAATCTCGCCGTAGACCTTATTGAATCGCAAAATTTCAATAAGGATTTGGTGTTAAATGTTGATTCAAAAAAATTAATAAGCTTTATCTATGACTAAAACAGTGAGGCATAGGAATAACGAATCACAGCCCGTAAATGGTTAATTTACTTGTTAGGAACTTATTCTACAAGAAGAAATGTATTAATATGATAGTTGGATTAATTCATTTGAAATAGAAACTAGATCTTTGCCAAGTACCAGATTATCTTCCAAATATTCTATGATTTCACACAGATTACGGATGCTTTTCTTATGTTCAATCAATGACTTTAATACAAATTGTATCTGAGCATAGGATAATTTATCTGGGATATAGCCGTCCACGAGGACAGGGTAAAGTTTCGACAAATTATCAATTAAATCTTTCACTATTTGACGATGAAGAAGTTTTTCATAATGAGCGGTACATGTTAGATTGAGCTGTTCAAAAATTTCTGGATATTCTGAACTGCTAGGATTTAAGTTATTCTGCTCATAGACAACCTTATCATAAAAAAGTATCTGAAAGCAGTGATTATCCAGTGTAATGTCATCTAAAATCCGTACTGTTGGTAACAGATATCCGCTTTCTTTTGCCATATTGATTCGAACCTGTTGAAGTTTTGGAAA is a window of Lachnoclostridium phytofermentans ISDg DNA encoding:
- a CDS encoding FHIPEP family type III secretion protein translates to MDYQRFAAKLLKQRQQLQLTQEELALRVGVTPQAISKWERGISLPDIELLYQLSKVLSLSMDELLDLPTSLTESDNDKDKERLFRAILSEPITLKVGCGFVDYLMKENQQGFPKLQQVRINMAKESGYLLPTVRILDDITLDNHCFQILFYDKVVYEQNNLNPSSSEYPEIFEQLNLTCTAHYEKLLHRQIVKDLIDNLSKLYPVLVDGYIPDKLSYAQIQFVLKSLIEHKKSIRNLCEIIEYLEDNLVLGKDLVSISNELIQLSY
- a CDS encoding phosphatase, with the translated sequence MDKLVADIHTHTIASGHAYGTIREMAQAAAEKHLRILGISEHAPGIPGTVDPFYFRNLEIVPRDLYGVHIIHGCEINVLNDGTLSLQQEYIDMLDYAIVGIHCQCYEDQGREKNTENLIKCMQNEKVHFISHPDDDHTPLNYKELVQAAKETHVALEVNNSSLIKKDRRLNCIENYKTMLHYCKQYHVPIIISSDAHDPSYVGRFNLAVDLIESQNFNKDLVLNVDSKKLISFIYD
- a CDS encoding xanthine dehydrogenase family protein molybdopterin-binding subunit, with product MRTTIDENIHRKEAWDKVTGKAQYTDDKPVTGYLHARILTSPYAHAKIKFIDYSKAIQLQGVKAIITGSDFPVLSGVLIEDRPPLAKDVVRYAGEAIAVVAATTEAIALKAVRMIEVEYEVLEAVFSPMEALKKDAPLLHPNLGYYKKKMADIHPVDQSNIASKFQVRKGDTKEGFAESDIIIERSYKLPPSDHLAMEVRAVRAEISADGKVKIETSSQAPYTVIKQISTCFQIPAGNIEVQVPFVGGAFGGKAPVTLEFLAYMICVKVNGAPVRLTVPREEDMTTAPCRLGLEADLKIGAKSDGTITAARFVFYLDTGAYADIGPYMAKSIVADCTGPYRIENLSCDSYCIYTNHTYSTSYRGFGHLCYTFCVERAMDDLAKRCGIDPLEFRKINAIKPGDLTPTQVVSTYSNTGNTELCLKKLKKLIHWNGESVKKIDENTVSATGISCLWKAADTRTNAISGSIITFNYDGSLNLNTGVVEMGSGGQTYLAQILADKLKMDVKDIHVSLSVNTRLNPEHYKTVASMTNYMAGNAVMKAADDVIEQLKAMGSQIYSCNPGEIEVAESKVFKKAQPDDYTLFKDIVLGYKAKNGASIGEPVIAKGGFMLKGLSLLDPNTGKGKTGPAWTVGAQAVEIEFNLTDFTYKIIKATTVMDVGKVINPNGMKEMIYGGMAMGLSMSSREVYHYNKEGRVKTPNLRTYKLLHIGQDPKFKVEFVETPQDDSPFGSRSISEHGIIGIPAALGNALAAASGVSIDELPMTPEYLWRRRKLSHDSK
- a CDS encoding prolipoprotein diacylglyceryl transferase, with the protein product MKNELIAIGPIKVYGYGLMIAIAILSAYSLTEYRAKKLKLEHEKVFSLVIWCATGGLLGAKLLYYITQIPEIINDPSILWKVTDGFVVYGGIIGGIFAGFLFCIKHKLNFLTYFDLAMPSIALAQGFGRIGCFLSGCCYGVETNCALGIVFHNSEYAPNGIRLVPTQLISSGMDFLHCFLLLFYAKRKKANGQVAALYLICYSIGRFVLEYFRGDLVRGNVGRFSTSQFISIFLLIIGIVFFVVLSLTAKKEVLNDSDEMVANVTEDQTNITNNSEELDSYSLTEDEEKSKDETL
- a CDS encoding (2Fe-2S)-binding protein, encoding MMKYYENDCVIELDVNNEIRKAAIRPSDVLLDVLREQLGLTGAKPGCKNGDCGTCTVLMDGLPAKSCLVLAIEAVGHKILTVEGLGGHAPIQEAFVQYNAFQCGYCTSGFLMVCHALSEKKPGADEFEMEKWLQSNICRCTSYQEIREAVKSVLKQV
- a CDS encoding FAD binding domain-containing protein is translated as MIANDFIYCKPENRIEAIKAYKTLSKEKKVFYYGGGSEIITMARAGSRMPDAVIDLKGIKECNQLELTDENLVIGGAVSLNAIEESGLFPLLGTTGSRIADHTNQCRITLGGNISGTIIYKETVLPLLLTDARIILYGPRGFRRITFKNAFDQEIKLRNGEFIYQIKIKKEMLSLPFTHVKKTAIEKIDYPLVTVCSITYENRLRFAISGLCPFPFRSLEIEKILNNEQLSLEEKLKKTHGILPESPITDYEGTGEYRLFVFDNIIKSILERRNDEVL